The DNA window GCAATTTTTTTATTTTTAATCTGAACCTTTTTTAGGGTCCAGAAAATAAAACCAACCAATCCCAATAATAAGATCAACGCTCCGATCAAACCGTAGTTGAAGACATTTTTCTTTCTGATCAATTCATCTTTCAGTTCTCTTTCCTTTTCTAATTGTGAGATTCTTTGCTCCGTATCCTCCAGGATTTTGTTATCCACAAGGCTTCTGTCTTTTGAAACAAGATCAGGAAGCTTTCCCAGAAAATCCCTGTATAATTTTACCGAAGCGTCTGTATTTTCAGAAACACTGTATAGACTGTCTAATCTCTTTACACTTTTTTGAGCTTCTAAGGTATGTCCTTTCTCCAAGGCAATTCCATAAGCGTTTTTTAATGTTTCAATAGCACTTTTCGTGTCGTTTTTCTTAATATAGATATCAGCTAGTTCCTGGATCTGTTCAACTTTTTTCTGAGAATCGTCTTTTACAAAATCTTCTTTAAGAACTTTTTTCTTGGCTTCAATCGCTTTATCAAAATCTTTATTATCAACATAAAAATTCGTCAGTTTTTGATTAATTTCTAAAGCCTGTTGTGGTTCCTGTTGCTTTTTAGAAAGCTTATAAGCACTTTTCAGATTTTCTTCAGCTTTAGGAATATCATTTTGCTGAATATTTACATCAGCCAACTGACTGTAACTTGCTGCCAAATCTCCTTTTTCATTTTCTTTTCTACTGAGATCAATATTACTCTGAATTGCTTCAGCTTTTGCCTCCTGGGAAGGCGAAGAAAGTCGAGTAACATCATTTGAGTTAACACTCCTGCTTTCTTTTGAGTAACTTATTTCTGCAGCCCGGCTATAATTGCTTATGGCAGGACTTATTTTATTTTGCTTCTCCTGGGATTGCGCTAGTTTTCGGGTTACAGATTCCAGATTCTTTTTATCGTTCAGGTTCTGATATACATTTCTGGCCTTTATCAGATACTCTTCGCTTTTGGCATAATTTCCTTGACTATAATAATCGTTGGCCATTCCAACATAAGTTTCAGCGACTGTTTTATTATCGTTATTGTCGACTGCTTTTTTTAATTTTGATGCTGATTTTAGAGCTTTGGAAATCCTTGTAGAATCCTGGGCGAAAGAAAAATTTCCTATCGCTAATGTGATGATTAATATTATTTTAAAAAGTAACTTCACTTGTTTCCAATCTATATTGCAAAGTAACTAAAACTTTACTTATACTATCTTATCCTTCACCAAGTCAAAACCATATTTCACCAAGTTTCAAAGAAATAGCAATCGATACAGCCGTTTTCATATATTTGTGAATTATAAATCATATAAACGAAATTCATGAAAACGTATTTTTATCTATTATGTATACTCTGTTTTCTGACCAGTAAGATTCATGCACAGACGTATATCCAGAATGTAACTGTTGTGGATGTTGTCAATAAAAAACTGGTTCCTAATCAAACCGTTGTCATTACTAAAAACCTCATTTCTGAAATAAAACCTATCAATAAAATAAAAGTTCCTCAGGGTGCAAATGTTATAGATGGAAAAGGAAAGTTTCTGATGCCCGGAATGACTGATGCCCACGTTCATTTTTTTCAAAGCGGAGGTTTATATACAAGACCGGATGCTTTAGATCTCAGAAAGCAGGTTTCTTATGAAAAAGAAATTGACTGGGTACATCATAATATGGAAGACTTTCTATTAAGATATCTTAAAAATGGGATCACTTCTGTAATAGATGCCGGAGCTTCTTACAATTTTCTGGGACTTCGGGATTCATTCTCAAAAAACACAACTTTACCTTCTGTTTATATGACAGGTCCACTTATTACAACATATGAACCTGAGGTATTTAAAAACCTTGATAAAAATGAACCCTTCAAATTGGTAGCTTCAGCTGAAGAAGCAAAAAAAATGGTTCTGGAGCAACTTCCCTATAAGCCGGATTTCATTAAAATATGGTATATCGTAATGGCCAATCCAAAAGAGATGGAAGCTGCTGCAAAAAAGTATGAACCTATTATAAAAACTATTATTGACGAGGCTCATAAAAATAATTTAAAAGTTGCGGTTCATGCTACTGAAAGAATAACTGCTCAAATTGCGGTACAGAATGGTGCAGACTTTTTGGTACACGATATAGAAGATGAAATTGTTCCTGATGATTTTGTAAAACTCTTAAAATCTAAAAAAGTTGTTTTAAGCCCCACTCTTACTGTGATGGATAATTACTATAAGACTTTCGCACAGAAAAAGAATTACAGTACTTATGAATTGGAAAATGCAAACCCACAAACAATAGGATCTATCTATGATCTTAAACATTTATCTGGTTCTTCAGACTCAATATTAGTCAGTGCAGTAAAAAAGCGTTTCAATCTTCCACAAATAGATATCTCTGCAGCAAAAAAAGACTCTATCAGGATGGTAAATTTAAAGAAGCTTTCAGACGGCGGTGTAACAATTGCTGCAGGTACTGATGCAGGAAATATAGCCACCCAACACGCGTCCTCTTTTATTATGGAACTCAAAGCAATGAAAGAAAGTGGAATGAACAACTGGCAGGTCCTTGAGTCGGCAACTATTAGTCCTGCCAAAATATTTAACAAAGAAAATGTTTCCGGAAGTATAACAAAAGGTAAAATTGCAGATATGGTACTTCTCAATTCAGATCCGACTGAAAGTTTAGATCATCTTACTCAAATAGAAATGGTGTTTAAAAACGGACAATCCATGTTACCGAGTAAGATCATAAAAGTAACTCCTGAAATTCTTGTACAGCAACAATTAAATGGCTACAATGCAAGAAATATCGATGCTTTTATGGATCCATATTCTGAAGATGTTGAACTTTATGTTTTCCCTGGTAAATTAATAAGCAAAGGGAAGGAAGCTATGAAGAAAAGCTACAGTGCCATGTTTGAGAAAATGCCTGATCTGCATTGTGAAATCAAAAGCAGAATCATTAATGGTAATTTCATTGTGGATAAAGAAAGTGTTTCAGGAATGCGAAAAAATGGAAAAGTGGAAGCGACTGCTATTTATGAGATAAAAGATAATAAAATTTCAAAGGTCTATTTCTTACCTTAATATAGCTTCAAATACTTACAAATAAAAGACAGTTCCTTCGGGCTGTCTTTTTTTTATACTTCACCAAGTGAAAACTCTATTTCACCAAGTCTCTCCATTTCCGGTTTTGAATCGGACTAATTTTACTTCAGAATTTAAAACAAAAAATTATGAAATTGAGACATTTTTTATTAATCGGATTCCTTACAGCAGGAAGTTTAATCAGCGCACAGGAAGTAAAGAAAAACGCAATTGAAGTAACAGGTGTTGCTGAAATGGAAGTAGAACCGGATGAAATTATTTTTAACATCGGAATAAAAGCTGACAATAAAAATGAACTGGCGGATAATGAAAAGAAATTATTCGAAACATTAAAAAGCAATGGAGTAAAAAATGAAGATATCACCTTCAAATCCATGTATCAGAATATATATTCAAAAACAGCCAAGTTTACCAAAAGCTTTCAGTTTAAAGTAAATGCAAAAACTAACCTAAGTAAAGTATTTGAGGGACTTAATCAAAAGTGGGTAAGCAACCTTAATATTTCGGAGGTAAAAAACACTAAGATTGCTGAATTCAGAAAAACAGTAAAAATAAATGCTCTAAAAGCAGCTAAAGAAAAAGCTGATTATCTATTGGAAAGTATGGGTAAAAAAACGGGTGCTCCTTTAGAAATTGTAGAAATAGAAGACTACACAAGTGATACCGTTCTTCCAATTGGAGCTTATGCAAGAAAATCCAACACTGTACAAATGGAAGCAGATGCAGGTGTAGATTATTCTTTCGACAATATCGAAAACATCAAATTGAAGTACAGTATCAAAACAAGATATGAAATACTTTAAAACGATATAAAGGCAGTTCATAAGAGCTGCCTTTTTTTCTAAAATAACTATTCACCAAGTCAAATCTCCTACTCACCAAGTCTTCAGATTTTCAGCCTGAGATTCAGATAATTTTACTTTAGAATTTTAAATAATATACTATGAAATACTTATTAATACTATTCACTCTTTCAGTTTCTTTATTCAAATCTCAAGAACTGAAAAAAGAAATAGATGTAAAGCAAGCTACCCTATTCTTGCAAGGCGCAAAAGTTTTTGGCAGCACAAATGTCTCTTTGCAGAAAGGAAAAAATACCGTACGAATTATCAATCTTCCAAATGATATCGACGAAAATACCTATAAAATTAACCTTGAAAAAAATACCACGCTCCTATCTATCACGCCACAAAATAATTATTTACAAAATGACGAAATGTCTGAAGGCGAGAAAAAACTGGAGAATGAAAGAAAAAAACTTCAACGACAGGTAAGTTTATTGAATATTCAAATTAAAAACCTTACGGGTGAGCAGAATATCATTAATGATAATCTTAAAGTTTCTACGAATGATAAATCTACTCCACAGGATCAGTTGATAAAATTAACAGAGTTTTATAGAAAAAGAATGCTTGAAATTGATAACCAGGTATTTTTACTGAATGAACAGAAAAGTGGATTTGATGAAAGTATAGCCAAGATCAATAAACAATTTACCGAAGAGCAGACTCACAAGAATAAAAACAAAAAAGAACTTCTCCTTGAAATTCTTGCTGATCATGAAATGAATGTAAATCTTGGTGTCAGCTATATTGTTTCTAATGCTGGCTGGATTCCATCTTATGATCTACGTGCTGAATCTACAAAAAAACCTCTTGAGATCGTTTATAAAGGAAAAATCTATCAGAAAACAGGTCAGAACTGGAATAATGTAAAATTATTTGTTTCAACCTACAGGCCCTCTTATAACCAAAACCGCCCTATTTTATCACCACTCTACGTAACCGAGTACACTCCTTATGATTCTCAAAAAGAACTTGCAGCCTATTCGATAAAAGCTAAAGCTGAATTGACGAATGCCTATCAAATGCGTGCAGAAGAGATTGCAGCACCCAGCCAAATCCCAGTAGCAACCGTTTCTGATAATCAGATGAATGTGATGTATGAATTAAAATTCAATCAGACCATTGTAAGTCAGGAAAAGGAACAGTATGTAATTCTGGATAAAAAAGAGGTCAATGCTACTTACAAGTACCACACCGTACCAAAGCTTAATAATCAGGTATTCCTGATGGCATTTGTGAAAAACTGGCAAAACCTCAACCTGATATCTGGTGAAGCCAATATCTACTTTGAAGATAACTATATCGGAAAAACCAATATTGCCAGTAACTATATCAAAGATGAGTTTCCAATATCTCTTGGTGTTGATGAAAGAATTACTGTAAAAAGAGTAAAACAGGAAGATAAAACTTCTCAAAAAACCCTGAGTTCAAATAAATGGGAAACAGAGTCTTATCAAATACATATCAGAAACAATACGAAAGAAAACATTGACCTGGAGATTCTTGACCAGCTTCCTATAAGTGAAAACTCCAAAGTATCAGTAAAAGCTTTAGAAATAGGCAATGGAGATTTTGACGGGAAAACGGGAACCATCCTTTGGAACAGAAAGATCACCAGCGGTGGCTCAGACACCATCAACTTTTCTTTTGAAGTGAAATATCCTAAAGACATGCAAATTCAATATTACAGCAGATAACCTTATTAAAAATATAAATAATGACAACTTTTAAAATTTTAACATTAGCAATAGGCGCTGCTTTTTTAAGCTCAAACAGCCTGACTGATATTCGTTGTGCAAGTAAAAAAAATACTGAGACAAATGAGAATATACCGACACGAAATGCTTCTTTAACTCCGGTAAATCATGCAGGCAAAGAAAATAAGATTCAGGTCGCTCTTTTATTGGACACTTCAAACAGTATGGATGGACTGATTGATCAGGCAAAATCCAGGTTGTGGAATATTGTTAATACATTAACGACATTGAAATACGATGGAAAAGCTCCCCAGATAGAGATCGCTCTTTATGAATATGGAAATGATGGAATCTCAGATGAAAATTTCATCAGACAGGTAACTCCATTAACACAAGATCTGGATTTGGTTTCAGAAAAATTATTTGCTTTAAGAACCAATGGTGGAAATGAATATTGTGGTGCTGTTATCCGCGATGCAACATTGAATCTGAACTGGGATAAAAATGACAAAAGCATGAAACTGATCTATATCGCGGGTAATGAACCTTTTGATCAGGGAAGAATTAATTATAAGGAAGTTATCTCCTCTGCGAAAGCTAAAAAAATATATACCAACACTATTTTCTGTGGGGATAGAAATGAGGGAATCCAATCCTTTTGGCAGAATGGAGCTGTTTCTGGCGATGGAAAATATTTCAATATCGATAGCGACCTAAAAGTAATTTATATTGAAACACCTTATGATATAAGAATTTCGGAATGCAATACAAAACTTAATGATACTTATATCTATTATGGAAGTCATGGATCTGAATATAAAAGTAAACAAATGATGCAGGATAAAAATGCCGAGGTTCAATCAGTTTCCAATGCTGTAGAAAGAACTGTTGCTAAAAGTAAGAAGAATGCTTATAAAAATGACCATTGGGATCTTGTGGATAAAGCTGAAAAAGATGTAAACTTTATCACAACGGTTAAAGAGAGTGAGCTTCCCACTGAATTAAAGGGTAAAAGTAAAGAAGAGGTAAAAAAAGTAGTGGGTCAAAAGTCAGCAGAAAGAGGAAAAATTCAACGAGAGATTGAAGAGCTATCTAAAAAAAGACAAGATTATATTGATAAAGAAATGAAAAAACGTGGCAATGCAGATTCTGATGATCTTGGAAAAGCGATTGAAAAATCTATTTTAGAATTGGCTAAGAAAAATGGATATAGTTCATAACATAAAAATTTTCACCTCCTTTTCATAGTTTTAAAACTGGTGGCTGAGGTTCCCAAAGCCACCGTTTTTTTTATCGTCCAAATTTAAAATATCTCGATAAGGGATGTTTTTTATTTTTCATAAACTTAGAGCTCATTTCCATTCCCGTCACAGAAAAAGTAATCCCATTTCCACCAAAACCAAGTACAAAATAAGAGTTTTTAAAGTTTTTATGCTCCCCGATATAAGGTAATCCATCTTTTGTTTCACCAAAAGTACCAGCCCAGACAAAGTCGGTATAAAAATGATAATCGGGTTTAATTTTTTTTAAGGTCTTTATAATTTCCTTTTCTTTTTTATTGAGCAAAGCATCACGCTTTCCGGCATCATAGAAATCCTCATCTCCACCTCCGATCAATAATCGGCCATCATCTGTAGTTCTCATGTACATATATGGTTCATCGGTATTCCAAACAAGTGTATTTGTTATATTCTTAAATTTGTCATGATCAATTTCAGAAACGATAGCATAGGTACTTTTTAGATCTACAAAATTCTCTTTAAGTAAATTTTTACTCTCATACCCTATGCAATAGATGAGCTTTTTAGCTTTAATTTGAGGACCGTTAGTTGTTGTGACTAAATTATATCCTTTATAATATTTTACAGATTTCATTTCTGTTTTATCAAATATAGCAAGCCCCTTTTTTCTATTGAATTCCAATAATTCGTGAGCAAATTTAAAAGCATCGATACTGGCTCCCTGTTTGGATACAATCCCGCCATAGGTATTTTGAAACCCAAATTCCTTCTGAATTTCTTCAGCTTCCAACCATTTTACTTCAAATCCATATTTTTTTCTGGCTTCAAATTCTTTTTTTAACCAGGATACATCTTTCTTTTTCGAAGCAAAATACAGAGACCTTTTTCTCTTAAACCCAGCTTCTGTTTTTATTTCTTTAGTTAGTTTTTCTATAGTGTCAATGGAACCTGAACAAGCCTTGTAACTTTCAACAGCACCTTTTTCTCCTATCAGATTTATAAGTTCATAAAGTGGAACATCAATTTCGTATTGCAACATGGATGTGGTTGCTGAGGTACTTCCATTACAGATTTCCCGCTTATCTATAAGAATTGTCTGATATCCATCTTGTCGCATTTGATGAGCAATTAAACTCCCTGTTATTCCACCTCCTATTACCAGTACATCACATTCTTCATCTGATTTTAATGACGGATAAGAAGCTATCAACCCGTTTTTTACCAACCAAAATGGTTCATTAGACTTTAGATCCATATTAATATTTTACAATAAATGTAATGATTTTTATGAGTTTTTAACGCTTTCCCCTGTATTAATGGTGTAATTATTGTTGGTTGAGATAGAATCAAACCACACTAAATATTAATATTATGATAACTATCATTCCAGAAGCACCGGAAAATGTTGCAGCATTTAATGCAACAGGAGAAGTAACGAGAGAGGATTTTGAAAACCTTGTTATTCCTCATGTAAAAAAGAAAGTAGATCAATTTGATGAGCTCAATTATTTATTGTATTTAGATACCGATCTGGATAATTTCACTATGGGCGCATGGCTACAAGATGCTCTGTTAGGATTAAAAAATCTGGCCAACTGGAATCGAACTGCTATTGTCACTGATAATGCGGGAGTTCAAAATTTTACAGACATTTTCAGTGTTCTATTGCCCGGTGAATTCAAGTCATTCCCTAAAGAAAATTTATACAATGCCCTTTACTGGTGTAAGAACGGTAATGAAGTTGAGGCATAAA is part of the Chryseobacterium paludis genome and encodes:
- a CDS encoding amidohydrolase family protein translates to MKTYFYLLCILCFLTSKIHAQTYIQNVTVVDVVNKKLVPNQTVVITKNLISEIKPINKIKVPQGANVIDGKGKFLMPGMTDAHVHFFQSGGLYTRPDALDLRKQVSYEKEIDWVHHNMEDFLLRYLKNGITSVIDAGASYNFLGLRDSFSKNTTLPSVYMTGPLITTYEPEVFKNLDKNEPFKLVASAEEAKKMVLEQLPYKPDFIKIWYIVMANPKEMEAAAKKYEPIIKTIIDEAHKNNLKVAVHATERITAQIAVQNGADFLVHDIEDEIVPDDFVKLLKSKKVVLSPTLTVMDNYYKTFAQKKNYSTYELENANPQTIGSIYDLKHLSGSSDSILVSAVKKRFNLPQIDISAAKKDSIRMVNLKKLSDGGVTIAAGTDAGNIATQHASSFIMELKAMKESGMNNWQVLESATISPAKIFNKENVSGSITKGKIADMVLLNSDPTESLDHLTQIEMVFKNGQSMLPSKIIKVTPEILVQQQLNGYNARNIDAFMDPYSEDVELYVFPGKLISKGKEAMKKSYSAMFEKMPDLHCEIKSRIINGNFIVDKESVSGMRKNGKVEATAIYEIKDNKISKVYFLP
- a CDS encoding DUF4139 domain-containing protein, with amino-acid sequence MKYLLILFTLSVSLFKSQELKKEIDVKQATLFLQGAKVFGSTNVSLQKGKNTVRIINLPNDIDENTYKINLEKNTTLLSITPQNNYLQNDEMSEGEKKLENERKKLQRQVSLLNIQIKNLTGEQNIINDNLKVSTNDKSTPQDQLIKLTEFYRKRMLEIDNQVFLLNEQKSGFDESIAKINKQFTEEQTHKNKNKKELLLEILADHEMNVNLGVSYIVSNAGWIPSYDLRAESTKKPLEIVYKGKIYQKTGQNWNNVKLFVSTYRPSYNQNRPILSPLYVTEYTPYDSQKELAAYSIKAKAELTNAYQMRAEEIAAPSQIPVATVSDNQMNVMYELKFNQTIVSQEKEQYVILDKKEVNATYKYHTVPKLNNQVFLMAFVKNWQNLNLISGEANIYFEDNYIGKTNIASNYIKDEFPISLGVDERITVKRVKQEDKTSQKTLSSNKWETESYQIHIRNNTKENIDLEILDQLPISENSKVSVKALEIGNGDFDGKTGTILWNRKITSGGSDTINFSFEVKYPKDMQIQYYSR
- a CDS encoding SIMPL domain-containing protein; translated protein: MKLRHFLLIGFLTAGSLISAQEVKKNAIEVTGVAEMEVEPDEIIFNIGIKADNKNELADNEKKLFETLKSNGVKNEDITFKSMYQNIYSKTAKFTKSFQFKVNAKTNLSKVFEGLNQKWVSNLNISEVKNTKIAEFRKTVKINALKAAKEKADYLLESMGKKTGAPLEIVEIEDYTSDTVLPIGAYARKSNTVQMEADAGVDYSFDNIENIKLKYSIKTRYEIL
- a CDS encoding NAD(P)/FAD-dependent oxidoreductase, whose product is MDLKSNEPFWLVKNGLIASYPSLKSDEECDVLVIGGGITGSLIAHQMRQDGYQTILIDKREICNGSTSATTSMLQYEIDVPLYELINLIGEKGAVESYKACSGSIDTIEKLTKEIKTEAGFKRKRSLYFASKKKDVSWLKKEFEARKKYGFEVKWLEAEEIQKEFGFQNTYGGIVSKQGASIDAFKFAHELLEFNRKKGLAIFDKTEMKSVKYYKGYNLVTTTNGPQIKAKKLIYCIGYESKNLLKENFVDLKSTYAIVSEIDHDKFKNITNTLVWNTDEPYMYMRTTDDGRLLIGGGDEDFYDAGKRDALLNKKEKEIIKTLKKIKPDYHFYTDFVWAGTFGETKDGLPYIGEHKNFKNSYFVLGFGGNGITFSVTGMEMSSKFMKNKKHPLSRYFKFGR
- a CDS encoding tetratricopeptide repeat-containing sensor histidine kinase, encoding MKLLFKIILIITLAIGNFSFAQDSTRISKALKSASKLKKAVDNNDNKTVAETYVGMANDYYSQGNYAKSEEYLIKARNVYQNLNDKKNLESVTRKLAQSQEKQNKISPAISNYSRAAEISYSKESRSVNSNDVTRLSSPSQEAKAEAIQSNIDLSRKENEKGDLAASYSQLADVNIQQNDIPKAEENLKSAYKLSKKQQEPQQALEINQKLTNFYVDNKDFDKAIEAKKKVLKEDFVKDDSQKKVEQIQELADIYIKKNDTKSAIETLKNAYGIALEKGHTLEAQKSVKRLDSLYSVSENTDASVKLYRDFLGKLPDLVSKDRSLVDNKILEDTEQRISQLEKERELKDELIRKKNVFNYGLIGALILLLGLVGFIFWTLKKVQIKNKKIALQSLRREMNPHFIFNSLNSVNQFIATNNELEANQYLTKFSKLMRGVMENSTEDFIPFQQELDLLQNYLALEKTRFADKFDYEIIVDENLNLQTLQIPGMLVQPFLENAIWHGLRYRKEKGFLKLNFEKSNEHLKIIIEDNGIGIEESKKLKTQHQKAREGRGMKNTIERIGLLNDLYKKEIHCKVTDKKNEQGVLVEIQYKL
- a CDS encoding SpoIIAA family protein; this encodes MITIIPEAPENVAAFNATGEVTREDFENLVIPHVKKKVDQFDELNYLLYLDTDLDNFTMGAWLQDALLGLKNLANWNRTAIVTDNAGVQNFTDIFSVLLPGEFKSFPKENLYNALYWCKNGNEVEA
- a CDS encoding vWA domain-containing protein produces the protein MTTFKILTLAIGAAFLSSNSLTDIRCASKKNTETNENIPTRNASLTPVNHAGKENKIQVALLLDTSNSMDGLIDQAKSRLWNIVNTLTTLKYDGKAPQIEIALYEYGNDGISDENFIRQVTPLTQDLDLVSEKLFALRTNGGNEYCGAVIRDATLNLNWDKNDKSMKLIYIAGNEPFDQGRINYKEVISSAKAKKIYTNTIFCGDRNEGIQSFWQNGAVSGDGKYFNIDSDLKVIYIETPYDIRISECNTKLNDTYIYYGSHGSEYKSKQMMQDKNAEVQSVSNAVERTVAKSKKNAYKNDHWDLVDKAEKDVNFITTVKESELPTELKGKSKEEVKKVVGQKSAERGKIQREIEELSKKRQDYIDKEMKKRGNADSDDLGKAIEKSILELAKKNGYSS